The following DNA comes from Deltaproteobacteria bacterium.
CTCAGAAGCAATCAGCAGAACCTTTAAGACCTTCTCCTTGCCGTGGATACCAAATGTTCCTTCAAGAATCTTCGACTTGCCTGGAGCCGGCAAAACCACTTCAGCGGCCTTGAAGGTCACCATCGGAAACTCTTTTGTTTCGAGATACTTTTTGTACATATGACCATCACGCTGGTCCATGCCGGTTTTGATGTCTTCGGCTTTGAGCGAAAACTCAAGCGCAGTAAGCTTTTGA
Coding sequences within:
- a CDS encoding YceI family protein; this translates as QKLTALEFSLKAEDIKTGMDQRDGHMYKKYLETKEFPMVTFKAAEVVLPAPGKSKILEGTFGIHGKEKVLKVLLIASEVGADKIAFKATWALDIGDFGIKQPKFMVVKMDKEIQMEAQMVLTRKQ